Genomic segment of Camarhynchus parvulus chromosome 1A, STF_HiC, whole genome shotgun sequence:
CTACTGTGCCTATATCCTAGCACGAATTAAATCTGAGGTTGCTCAGTAGTCATTGGAGATACTGATGCTTATTTACTTTGATTCAGGGTTACTGCACCATGTGCTAGTTAACTTCATATTTGTGGATCTTCCTGTTCCTGATCTCAACTCCCTCCACTCTTATTTCTTGGAAAGggctctgccttttccaggcAGTGTGCCCACCAGTACATTGCCTAATGTGTCCCAAATTTTGTCAACattccccctctcctgctgtggaAGGAGTCCCAAAGGCCAGATCACAGCTGGCATGCACCAGCAGGCAAACCCCAGCACCAGGCACCTGCCAAGTTCCTTCCAACACCGCCAAAGGCTCGTCTCACTCTTCCAGCATTTGTTTGCCCACCGCCCTGGAAGAAAGAACAGTTCATTGGCAAAACTGGGAGGGCTGCTTGACATAGTTGCTAAGTCTCCATTATCATCTGAAGTTGATGTTGCTGAAACATAGGTCAGCAATcagagggagcacagggcaTCCAGCTCACAGACTGAGGGCAATACAAACTTCTAGAGCTATCTAGGAACTTCTGTTTGATGACAAAGGCTTGCTTTCAAGGAGGGGAGACCCACTTGATCTCCCCATGAATTGCTAGTTTGGTCTAACTTGCTAAGACCTCCTAGAATGGCTGATGAGTGTTTCAGTCAGTGTGAGCAGCCCTCTGAATTCACCTGCCCACAATAATCCATGACTCCAaagctgctggggctctgccttCCAGGCCACTAAGCTCCCACCTTAGCCAGTTTGTGTGAgctatttgtttatttatttatttatttccctctttaaATGTAAAATGAGATTTGTTATCTTTGCCTGTACTGTATTCATGGAATACAGTATTTTATTCTGTACTTTATTCATGGAAGGATCTGTTTCAGAGACTGAAGAGTTTTTCACTGACCCATTGCTTCCCAAACATCTCCCTCATTAAGGATACCCTTCTTTTCCACAAGTTGCAgctaccaaaatattttctcttgcCTCTGCCTTCCACTCCTCTGTCCATCTGCCTTTCTGTCACAGATAAATTGTCAGAGCACGGGCAGTCGCTCACCCATCTCATTCTAATTCTTCTTACAGAAGAATTACATCAGTTATGCTCAGATCCATTTGGGCTTCATCTGACTATCAAATGGTTTTAGAGCTCTTGTTTCATAAAATCCTGAAGACtattttccatctctgaaaTCAGCTTGCCACTGGCAGTCCTAATGCCTGTAAGCAGAAGCTCCTGGCCCAGTCCCTCTGCCCTACACCAGCCCAGGTGCACAAGAACACACCTGCACACAACATTTGCCTTGCTTGTAAACACCACTATCTATTCTAACCAAGAACATGTCTTGCCCTCTCACTGTAAGGAATATTCTGCTCCCAACAATCCCTGTGCTTGGGCATTCTCAAAATTCATTCTGAAGCTCCCCAAGGATTCTTCTTCCCCTGCGTGCAGCTGCACATCTGTTCTTTGCACACAATGCTTTctcctgcatccagccctgggagaggctgCTCTCCCATCTAAATATGATCTTCTATTTCTCTCATCTGACCTtcaggctcttttttttttagctctgaCTCTCCCCAGTTCTGTAGTCTGTAAAATCTGGTGCTAATTTTTGATacctttgcttttctgtctgGCAGTTCTCCAAGCCCTAAACTGTGCAGGCcacctgagcagagctgcctctatATAAGCAAGCAACTGATGGCCTTTGTTCATCTTTGCCCTGCTTGTCACTCCTCATCAAATGCAAGTGTCACTCCTTGCCAAATGCCCCTCCCTTGCCTTTGCTTGTGCTCCCTGGGAATTGCCACTGGTACTGTTGGGAATGAGGATATTTCCATCTGCAACTGTATCCTGTTGAGGGTTGcagatttcaaaagcaaagtGAATTTGGCTATTTTAATTCTGAAGCTCACTCTCTGTAATATAGGCAGCCAAGGGGAGAAAACCCAAACCTCAGCACCCCAAAATACAAAGCAAGGGTGCTTTTTTAGGTGAGTCAAACAACGTGGCTTTGAGCATTGGGTCCTATTTCAGTCTTTAAAGAGAGCACTGGCTGCCATCAGCAATAAGCACAAACTGTGGTTTATGTAATTCCATTATCTGTGGTTTAAAACTGATGCCTGCAGGAATGGAGAAAATACTCATTAGCTCCTTTTGCTGCCTGGCATGCTGGTCCTCTCTCTCAGTTCCCCATATACCCCAGAGGCAGAGCTTCTGGGTGTCTTTTTTATGCCAAGCCTTGCCCTAAGAGCAGATGTAGCAGCCTCCTGCTCAGGGATCCAGCTGTGGGTGACCTCTCCTGTTGTAGAACCCCACAGGGCCTAAAAAAACCAAGATGCTAAATCTCTCTTTAAAGTGGCAGGTGGGTACAGTGAGAGAGAAACCAGCAGTTGgctcttaaagaaaaataaatgagtgGCTCTGTTCACACCTTGCCAACTCAGTTGTAACTGAGTGGTATCCAAATATCTcttcttgggtttgggtggggCTGGCCCAGATTAAAGAATTTAGGTGAAAATGGGCTGGCTAAAAGTGATCTGAAATGAGGCCGGGCTGATGCTTTCTGGCAAAGTATCAGAGAATTGAGGAAGTCTCTGGAAACTTCTTCCATGTCCTAAGAGGTTTGAACTCTTAATGTGAAAATGAGACTCTGCTCAGCTTCTGGGTATCCTGAGAGAATGATAACCATAATGGTTTTTCCAGCAACTTTCTCTGAGCAAATTGTTCATCCTTCCCAGCAGGTCAGATAGTTACATATCAAGCATTTAGCCTCTGGGTAGCCTTGAAAGCCATGTGGGAATTACAACCAGGTCAGaacacagctgctttcctgctgagACAGCACAAGGAGGGAGTGGTACCCAGTGCTCTGCAACAAATCCAGCAGGCATAAAGGTGGGATCTGCTGGGTGTGGAgccctttgaaaaaaatctgtctttaaaaagccaaaccagTGATATTGAGAGAGGCTTTTCCTCTGTGCCTAACCACAGTAGCTGTCAGCAGAAGCTTtctggctggcagctcccaaaTCCTCCTTGGCTTGGCAGTGCGTCCCAGCCATGATGCACCATGAGTTCTGGGGCTTGCTGAAGGCAGAAGGGTGGCTAGCGCCTCGCTTTTTTATGGAACATTAAAAGCTCCTTTTTCCCTAgtcagctgtgcccagcaggaccTACACTGCTCCTTGGCCCCCTCACCATGCTATAGGTGCTCCAGAAATCTGCACTTGTGTCTGACATGCCAAGGAATGTCTGTCTTTCCTTggacacagctcagcccctTGCCTGATGGCTGAGTGTAGGCTGTGCATGGTATTGGTTACATCACAGCTGAAGCAGCTGAACTCTTGCTTTTGTAAGCTTTCATAACTGATGCCACAGCATATTTCACCCTTGACCATTGTAACATTGCTTGCCCCCTGCATCATTAAATAGCCAAATTCCTTTCAGACAGCTTCCCCAGCCCATTTCCCCTATCTGACTGAGAGGTCTTCACAGGCTGTCCCATCTGATGGCAGAAGCTTCTTGCCTTGGCTATCATCACAGAGTAATTTGACACACCAAAGAAGTTTTGAGCAAGCTTCACCACCTCAATCTGCAGTATTTTGTACAGCTTGACAAAAATTGTACAGGCCATGCAAACAGCTGTCATTTGCATGGGGGACTCACAGGTTTGGTCCACTTTAGCTTCTTGTTTAACCCAAATTGAGACAAATggtaacatttaaaatgttctatttttaaagccatctttggggttttttttcctttttttgttggtttttgtgtgtgtgtatgagaCTCAAATCCTTCATGAGTACTCTGCACAGAGACTCTTCCTCCTATTTGTGCTACTTCCCATAGTTAACACAGTCTCAGACAGCCAGAGCTGGGTTACCTGGGGGTTTCCCCACTATGGGGGGGTTGTATGAATGATACATTGCTTTGTCCCTCTCTTGAGTGTCAGGGATGGTGATTTTTCACCTTGGGGACAGAGCAGGTCAGTAAATATCACTCCATTATCCATCTAAACAACACACCAAGCATGCAGCACTCCCAAGTGTGTGCATGTACACATGTGGATATCATCCAGGGATAACACCTTCCTCCCAACCCCTTTGGCTTGGCACTCCTGtaaaagcagctggaaataCATTGGTGCTGAGAAAAGTGCTACGGATACAGTACCAGGATCTCAGGGTTCTGTGCCTTGGCTATAAAGTCAACGTTGATACCGCCAATCACCACCTTtaagagggaagaaagaggTAAAAAGTGGTTGGAAGTGCTTCAGGAAAAAGTTTCCAAATCTTCTTTGCTTTGCCTAGTCACTTTTCCCACCCTTCTGAAAACTCTCTCATTTACAGTGTTGGGGCCGGTGCTTCTTTTGAATAGTTAGATGCAGGTTTGTACAATCTCAATCAGAAAGCGTCAAAACCTCTTCTCTTTGTTGCTTTCTGAATTATGCCTGCTGACAGCCAGGCCCAGCATGGCAGGTGGGATGTTGCAGTGGACACACAGGGATGCTGATGGTTTCTCTATGTACCAGGCCTCAGAAACAATCAAGCACTGGTGtgtaaaaaagcaaagaaaatgggaaaaagtggGCAGGAAAATGCAGTAATTTCTTGTAAGCTCCCAGGAGAAATTGCCATACCCAGTGACACTTTACAGATCACTTCTTTTATTGTCCTACAAAGCCAGAATAAGCAGTTTAGCTCCACAAACAGGAAGTTTCCAGATTCTTTGGGGACATACAGATGTTTTTTCTCATCAAATGCTGGGTTATTGCCTCTGGAGTCACTGCCCTCTTTTATGTTGACAAATCATATTGCAAATGGgttttctaaaatttttcatGTCTCTAAAGACCACCTAAAAGAGATTTCCTGCAAGTTACATGGCATAGACAAAATCCAAGAGAGTGAATAGATTATTAGGGTTATAGTAGATCTTGTTTGGTACGTGCTGTAACTCTTGTGATTTTGTCAATCATGAGCAGGAGGCcaagaaaaagagatatttaTGGCTCAGCAGCTCAAAATATCTCTCCCCACCCTCTTCCAGGTCTATTCCTGTAATCACAAGTTCCCTGCTACTAAGAGCTGTAGAGATGAAGCTGTACATAGGGACTCAGTAAAAGGGGAAAAGGTGATTAAAGTTTTAATGGCCCTGATGGCCTAAGACTTAATGAGATCAGGCCATTGTCAGAGTCTACCCCTTGTAAATGTGGAtaaggggaggaggagaagacaCTTATCTTTCAAGAATAACAAGGGAAACTAAAGGGAGAATGTCTGACAGCATGAAGGAGAATGATTGGTCCCTGGCTGAGTCATCTTTTACTTTTGGGAACAGATATAAATTTATCTTGTGCTGTCAGCAGAGAGGCATCATGTGGAGGCCAGCAGAGGACTCACTGGTTGGGGTGCAGTCATGTCCTTTTGCCCACGCTGGCTCCTCTTCCTTCTGGCTTTCTGCAGTTTGCTGAGGGCCACTGCAATGCAGCTGCCCACTCTGGCATTGTTCTGGATCAGTGCAAGGTCTGTTGAACGTTTCTTtctgaggaaaattaaaaataccagcGAGTCTGACCTGTTAGAAGCTTATGTAGGAATTCTTTAGAGGGAGAAAGCAGGAAATACATGCTGGGACTTGATAGGTTTGATCCTCCATACCACAATCCTTTGGGGGCAAGTATAGTGGGTTACAATGCTGCATGGAAacccagatttttcttttttttttttttttttttaattcacctTCCTCCCCCAGTGTCCACAGTGAGGAAGCCTGACTTTGATAGGTGGGGAATAGAAGCAAAGacttcacagagaaaagagaaggtgAAGTACTTAAATTACAGCAGAGAGCCTAAAAACCTTAGAGGATCTTGGTCAGCTTTTCCAGAAAGAGATACCTACTGAGATTTTGCCAAGTCActataaacaattttttttagcaaattGCACTGGGGGCAGAGTATCAGAGTCTTTGAAAGCCCTACTTTGTGGCTGCATATAGCTCTTACACCCAAAAATGCCTTTGCCATTCTGCCCCGATTGGTCAGGCCTCCTagagggctggcagcagagcctaGATGTGAATCTGGCTCTCCCAGATCCTACACTGGCATCCCAGCCAGCACCTCTGCTTTCTCTTGGCTGTGCAGTAGGAATCCTGCTCACCCAGGGGTGCTTGTCCTCCAAATCTCTCTTTCTCTACACCCCCAGGGAAGGTTGGATAAGGCAGCACAGTGTGGATAATGTACAGCACAGTGCTCTGGGAAGCCCAGAGACCTTCCAGTGTGCAAGCCCAGCACAGACAACAGCATCCAGAGATTCCACCACAGAGCAGGCAAGCTCCAGGGTCAGATGTGAGGGATTTCCTTGGGCTCTGGACCAGCTGCCATCTGTGCTGCCTCCAGTTTTTAATGTAAAAGGGGATGAAGGCAGTAAGGATGCGCCTTAAAAATCAGGATGCAGACACTGAAGTGTTTGGTCCTTGCTAGACCATCAATAAAGTGACAGTGTTTCCTACTAGGCATTATCAGAAGAGATAGAAAACACACTGGAGGACTTTGTTTTTTGCCCCCACTTAGTAAGAGGATACTAGAGTCCAACGATTTCCCATCAGTTAATTCTGTGAGCTTCTGTAACAAAAAGGGGGTCACGTCTTTGCCTGTGATTCCTTTGGACCTGCAAGTATAAAGAAAATGCCCACAGATGAGCTGAAATGGCATCAGAGGAGAAGCACTGTTGCCAGCAGATACTTTATCTCCATAACCACATACCATAACAAGCCCTGTAAACAAGCTTTGGGTTAGATAAAGGTACAGTTGAAAATAAGTTCTGGGCTCACCCATGCCCAAGGTTaagctcctgcagcagtgtccCTGAATTTGTTCACTCCCCCAAGCCCATGGGCTGAGCAAAGGCAAAGGCTTAGGTTGCTTCTCACCTGGCTTGGCTGAGAGCTTGCTGGATGGCCTCCTCGAtggcctggccctgggcagctcgctcctggggacagggcactgcTATCAGCACCCCACTGCTCaggcccagccccagagcactgTCTGTGAGAGGATGGGAATACTGTTAGTGGCACTCCTTGGAGGGAGAAGTCAGGTGCTGAAGGAAAAGGACAGAGGAGAGTGGGCACAAGGTGGAGGAAACCTCAGAGCTCAAGCTCCAGTTCTTAGCTCCAGATACCCAACCAATTCACATCTGCCTATTTCTTTTGAGTCTGTCTGCACAGTAAAAGGGGCAAAggctttttttgccttttttaaactGATTCTCCTTCTGTCCACATATTATTACATGCTGCCTTCACTTCACCAGGTGGAATAAAACACGAATGAGCATGCCAAGCTGGCCGCAGCTGGCTGGTAGTTTCACTTGCTGTAAAGACTGGACtttgctgctgtattttcaaagcacttttgATGCAGGAATGGGGGAAGTGGGATGGCACAGTTTTTCAGGGCAAATTTTTCTGCAGACATAAAGGAAGTGCCTCATCCAGGGTAATTCTTGTGTCCCTCCTTCCCAGGACCTTACATGACCTTTGCCACCTGAAACACACCAATGAGTTTAGCTGCCTCCTCTTCATCCTGGACATGGTATGGTGCCTGGAAGCCACTCTGGCGTGAGAAGAAGGCTGGGAACTCTCTTGATTCTCCAAAGGCAGCCACACACACCCCCTGAGTCTCCTGCAGCAGTGGAGGTGAGAAAAGCAGGTGATCAGTGGAAGGAAACTAAAGAATGGGACTTTTTCCTTCTACCCAGAAAGAAACTGCCTTCCTTTGGCCCAGGTCGTGGTTATTTTTGTACATCCCATTCTATTCTATCCTCTCTCCAAGAGCCAGACATGGTAAGTGGCTAGATCAGATCTGGCTCgctgaggcagaggaggcaTGTGCATCCTTTGTGTGTGCTTGGAGCTGATCCAAAGCCATGCAGCTGTCACTGGCACCATCCTGAGTCCAAGACAACCCTGGGACCCGAAGACATGTCGTGAACTGACAGGATATAAATGAGTTCTGCTTGTGATTGAGAAATATCAATGTTGGCTGTCATCTAAAGTGCTGGCCCTGGTGGTTTTCAACATGCCAAACCTTAAAAGGTGACTGCTGAAAATCATCTGATTCcctttttaattctgattttattttagtgtttgATGGATCTAGCTTTCCTGATCCATCAGTTTCTGGGAGCATCatcctggaaaagcaaatctaATGCCAAAGAAAAAGGACGTGGATAGCACTACCTTTGacctcagctggagcagctgctggaacagcCTCTTGGACATGGATGGATTTGTTAGGGAGCAGCCAAGTGCTTGTACAGCCCCAGGACTACAGAACTGTAAATATGGCTTCACATCCTCTCAGTAGCAATTTCTGCAAATCTTTGGCTTAGGACCCATCCCAATGCCACTGGGCACTCTGTGCACAAGGAACGTTATCTGCTTTGACACCACAGCCCGTGCTACCTACCAGATATTCCAGTGTCCTGCCAATATCAAGGATAGACTTGGCTCCTGCAGATACAACAGCCACTGGTGTTCGTCCTAGCTCTGTCAAGTCAGCACTCACATCCAGAGCTGCCAAGGGACAAGCAGCACTGAGTTGGTGATTGTCTTGTACCCCAAGCTGGTGAGCTCTGACCTCCTAAAAAGCCACATATGCCCAGGATGCCACTGCCTGACTTTAAAACTGCTTTGATCCACAAGCAAATATTATAGGTTTAGCTCATGACTTTAGGTGTTGAGATTGAAAGAGGTATTGACAAAAAGAAGCCACATGGCTAAGGGCAGAGGTGCAGCCCTGTACTCTATCTCTCGGCTCTTTGATCACATTGATAAAGAGCATGCAAAAATTTggtagaaaagaaagaaaaaggtgttGTACAGCAAGGATGAGATTCAAGGAGATGCAATATCATTGGAGTAGTCTTGAGTTTGGAACTAACAATgcttgcaaaaaaaagaaagtaccACAGGAGAAGCTCAGGAAACTCCCTGGTCTGGAATTTATATCACATCTAAAGGGATGGCATACAACAGGGCACTGCacttgggctgtgctggaaatATATATGGCTGAGAAGAGAGAAAGCACCTAAAAGCCACAAACTGTACTGGCAAGACCAGGCCATCTTCCAGAGAGGAGAACACACCTCCAACACAGAACACACTCTTTTGTGGCAAGGCTCTTCTTCTCCTCAGCTGAGAGAGCTGATAACAACACTGTGCTTGGCAGCCAGTATCAGGTTATCCAGACATTACAAAGAGGCAGAGGTGCAGTCAGCTCCTGTTGCACCAAACAATATCAATATAACCCCGTGTAAGCAAAGGATAAAGAGAAACTTCCACCCCCTTAACAGCTGTGCAGGGGGCAAGAGGAATATTTAGAAGCTTCTGGAAAGGGGACATGAGGGAGAAAGCAGCCCTAGTTGGATCAAGAAGAATGTTAACTATTCTTCTGAATAGACATTTACTGTaggacaggctgggaaaaatgaaaaagaaggaattggATGAAACTGTAGCAACAGAGTGAAAAGTAGAATGCATTGATGTTCTTACTGTTCTCCCCATGCCGATGGACACCTCCTATGCCACCTGTGACAAACACAGGGATTCCTGCTTTGTGTGCCACGATCATTGTTCCAGACACGGTAGTGCCACCGGACAAGCCCTGTCAGGGAACAACCAGTCACAGTCAGCACCCAGGGTGACAtggaggagcagccacagctgtggtctgtgagcagctcagcagtgaaATTCTAACACAAATACTCTTTTAGCCCAAAGGCAGAGGAATTCACTTAGGAGCTGGATTCTataatccttgtgggtcccttccaactcagaatatcGTGTGGATCATCTGTTGTCCCTGCGAGATAAGCGGTTCTTGCCCTGATAGCAGAGGCCTTTGCTGTCCAGAGTGTTCCACAGGCAGCTAGTGGCACCTTTAGCTGCCACTTTAAGCCTGGGATGGCCTAAGTGTCACATAGTTTACATGCAATGAGAGAATGTCCTATCATGCCAATAAGAATATTCTTAGCCAAGTGCCCATGGCTTGCCAGCACAACCAGAATGACTTTTCAGGAGCCCTATTTAATGTATGTTATTCCCTTACCCTGCTGGATTTTGAGTCCAGTTAGGGCCATTTTTGTGCTCCCCATAGGATCACCACTTTCCATGATATTTTTGAGAGGTTTAAAAGCCACCTGGCATGAAGCTGGAGAGCACAATACTGTTGCTAGAAAAGCAGCTATTCTTTACTAGGAAAGACCACACTAGGAAGTTTGCACACCATACCTGGCTGAGGACGAAAGGAAAATCTCTGCGAGACACTTTAACTGCATTTTTACTGCTTGCCAAGAACTCCAGTTCCTCATCTGTGAGTCCCACATGGATTTGGCCCCTTAAAATACCTACAgtggctggcactgctccaTTTGTTCTTACAATTTCTTCCACCTCTCTGGCCATGCTGAAATAAGACAAACAAGACAATAATCACAAAATTATGGATGGAAACAATCAGGCAAGAAAACCGTCATGTTTGATGGCCATCATTCACAGTTCTACAGTTCTTGTGGTTTCAGCTACACCCTGTTCTTCTTGTATCTGCCTCATGACAGAAATCTTTGCCCTTCAACTTGCAGAAGCAAAGAGCTCCCATTTTCTGGAAGGATGGCAATGTCCAAGCTCTGTGCttcatttttgagaaaaatcatTTGGTTTACAAGCAAATCTGGTTGTATAATATACTACTGAAAATACAGATCTTCTCAAATTAGGacttttctttatcttttacCTGTTGTTTCTCTGACATAATAGACCTTCACAGAAACCCCAGGTAGTTCAAGTCCTGCTCAAATGACCAggatatatttttcataatacAGTCAGTGAGATATAGAGTAACAACAGTGCCAAAAATCTGCTGCCTTAGGGTACTCCAGGGCTGCAGACTAAGCCTAAGTTGAGCAGATTTTGTACTTGATCATTCATACAGTATCTTTTTTAGGAGCAGCTTCTTCTCCCTTTCTGAGCTATCTGGACATATGCTTGGCAATCTTTAACTACCGAAACTCCTCTTCCCAAAAATCGAGATTTTAGAGCTTCCTTTTAAGAGAGAATGTCAGGCAGAATAATGGCCAGGTAAAAAGCAAGATGGAAAATCAATACCAAAacctttctgtgctttctggAAGCAAGGATGGAGGGGAGAATGCAATGATTTCTGGCACTGCAACTCAATGAAACACGAGTCTACTGAAAATTGATAAATAAAGACTAGAGGTGGGGGGTTCCATGCAGGGTACAGAAGACAGTGAGAAGGGACCAGGAGCTCTCACAGTAGCTGCTCTGAGTGGGCTAAGGAACAGATTTCATTATTGTGTTTCAATCCTTTTTGCATTACAAAAGgtacaggaaaagaaactgcaGAGTGTTTTCAATGTCTGTACAAACGATGCAGCTGAAAAGCTGATAGCTCTCTTTCAGAGCAAGTGGTGACATATTATCTGCTGCTCTATTTTAAAGGAAGCCAGAAATTTAAGGTGTTGGATAAGGAGATACCTAAGCTCTCTGTATTTGTCCTTAAAAGTCCAAATACAATTGTTTTACACTTGAGCTCACAGCCTGCATGCCTAACAACCTGACATTTCATTTGCTCTTGCAACAGCTTTGCCTTGACCAGGAACACTGATAGCAATCCAGTAAGTTACGTGCTTCGTTCTTACAACTTCACTGAATGAGGAACATCAACATCCACCACCTCAAATTCAGAGGATAGGCCATGCCATGTGTAATGATGGTGCTTTCCAAGGCTACAACGGGTCTGCCCTCCACCAGAGCTTCCTGCACAGAGGGATGAATCCTGACATAACCACCTGGGGATAAACACAGAAGAGTGAGTTATTTGTGTGGGTATTAGCAGTAACTATTGAGCTGTTTTATAAAAAGCAAACTGTCGTCATCACAACAAATTTATCCCCCTCCTCAGCTGTTCTTTGGGGTGAATTTACAAATAACTTCAAGAAGACTAGAACTGTGTTTTATGTAAGTGAAATGTGTGCAAAACATCTCTACTGTTAATATGAATGATAATCCTCATCACCATCACTGAAGGATCCTCTGCCACCATTTTGCAGTTGTATGGTTACTGTTATTCCACTTGAACATTATTGTGAACAAACTGAGCCCTGCAACCATGCCTAAAGATGGAAATATGTTTTATAAGAGTGGAAGCACCAAGGATACCACAGGAACTCAGTGCACTACTCACCATGCAGAAGTCTTCTCACCTGGGTGGCCCCACGTGCCACGGAGGACACCTGTCTTCCCAGACTGAGGGTTATCTTCCCAATCATCTTGTGCATATGGATGCTCCTGAGATAACAGAGGTCAGGTGAAAAGGAAACATGGAATTTAGCAATGATGTGACCCTAAGAAGCTAAACATATTAGTTCTTGCCTTGACCCTGGAAGGTAGACGGCCCTTTGCCTAAGAGATGGCCTGGAATCTCCTGGTGTTTCGAGCATGAGCCAGAGTggcaaaacaaaatgttaagCTGCAGAAATGGAGTTGGAAGGGGTCACTTGACCCATTAATGCTGGGCTGAAATCGTGgtggagcagaggaaaggaTGAGGAGTAACAAACTAGGGAGAATTCTGAAGcagaaaaccttttaaattcCAAAGTGACCAGCTGATGATAGATGTCAGgcccagccactgctgcctccaACGCGAAAGGTCACAAGGAGGAATCTACAAGGCAGAATAGTGCTATAGGGATAGGAACCTGTTTTTTGCCAGTGTCTAGGAGAAAATAAGGAGCTCAAAAAGGAGCTGAGAACTGACAAACCAGACTGGAACTGCgaggaggagagagcagctttccccagagctgggagtgctttATGCAGGCTCATGTTACATCATCCCTTTTAGCACAGTGCCTTGGAAGCAGAGAG
This window contains:
- the LOC115910191 gene encoding uncharacterized protein LOC115910191 isoform X3; its protein translation is MGSIHMHKMIGKITLSLGRQVSSVARGATQVRRLLHGGYVRIHPSVQEALVEGRPVVALESTIITHGMAYPLNLSMAREVEEIVRTNGAVPATVGILRGQIHVGLTDEELEFLASSKNAVKVSRRDFPFVLSQGLSGGTTVSGTMIVAHKAGIPVFVTGGIGGVHRHGENTLDVSADLTELGRTPVAVVSAGAKSILDIGRTLEYLETQGVCVAAFGESREFPAFFSRQSGFQAPYHVQDEEEAAKLIDSALGLGLSSGVLIAVPCPQERAAQGQAIEEAIQQALSQARSKGITGKDVTPFLLQKLTELTDGKSLDSNLALIQNNARVGSCIAVALSKLQKARRKRSQRGQKDMTAPQPVVIGGINVDFIAKAQNPEILGGGQTNAGRVRRAFGGVGRNLADCLSRLGQAPLLLSAVGKDEHLESVLHYCHHMDMSGILQLEGKSTATYCAVISSAGELSLALGDMDIHQQITEQYVSQFKENLCQAPLVCIDGNVPLSTIQYVCQLAREHQLAELPSRLEDVVQAAVALACPLLAHLQCVVVTLGAHGVLLCGRSLGGSISLHPGAHKQAAAARLCAAHYPAIPVSREEIVNVSGAGDSLMAGILAGVLAKHDTGTCVRMGLLAASLSLRSYEPISPDISTSSVSQEQVKSRSWPEAKVWKMD
- the LOC115910191 gene encoding pseudouridine-metabolizing bifunctional protein C1861.05-like isoform X5 — encoded protein: MAREVEEIVRTNGAVPATVGILRGQIHVGLTDEELEFLASSKNAVKVSRRDFPFVLSQGLSGGTTVSGTMIVAHKAGIPVFVTGGIGGVHRHGENTLDVSADLTELGRTPVAVVSAGAKSILDIGRTLEYLETQGVCVAAFGESREFPAFFSRQSGFQAPYHVQDEEEAAKLIDSALGLGLSSGVLIAVPCPQERAAQGQAIEEAIQQALSQARSKGITGKDVTPFLLQKLTELTDGKSLDSNLALIQNNARVGSCIAVALSKLQKARRKRSQRGQKDMTAPQPVVIGGINVDFIAKAQNPEILGGGQTNAGRVRRAFGGVGRNLADCLSRLGQAPLLLSAVGKDEHLESVLHYCHHMDMSGILQLEGKSTATYCAVISSAGELSLALGDMDIHQQITEQYVSQFKENLCQAPLVCIDGNVPLSTIQYVCQLAREHQLAVCYEPTDENKASKPFLSDSWKALTYISPNLQELRAINRTLGNPVPAELPSRLEDVVQAAVALACPLLAHLQCVVVTLGAHGVLLCGRSLGGSISLHPGAHKQAAAARLCAAHYPAIPVSREEIVNVSGAGDSLMAGILAGVLAKHDTGTCVRMGLLAASLSLRSYEPISPDISTSSVSQEQVKSRSWPEAKVWKMD
- the LOC115910191 gene encoding pseudouridine-metabolizing bifunctional protein C1861.05-like isoform X4 gives rise to the protein MAYPLNLSMAREVEEIVRTNGAVPATVGILRGQIHVGLTDEELEFLASSKNAVKVSRRDFPFVLSQGLSGGTTVSGTMIVAHKAGIPVFVTGGIGGVHRHGENTLDVSADLTELGRTPVAVVSAGAKSILDIGRTLEYLETQGVCVAAFGESREFPAFFSRQSGFQAPYHVQDEEEAAKLIDSALGLGLSSGVLIAVPCPQERAAQGQAIEEAIQQALSQARSKGITGKDVTPFLLQKLTELTDGKSLDSNLALIQNNARVGSCIAVALSKLQKARRKRSQRGQKDMTAPQPVVIGGINVDFIAKAQNPEILGGGQTNAGRVRRAFGGVGRNLADCLSRLGQAPLLLSAVGKDEHLESVLHYCHHMDMSGILQLEGKSTATYCAVISSAGELSLALGDMDIHQQITEQYVSQFKENLCQAPLVCIDGNVPLSTIQYVCQLAREHQLAVCYEPTDENKASKPFLSDSWKALTYISPNLQELRAINRTLGNPVPAELPSRLEDVVQAAVALACPLLAHLQCVVVTLGAHGVLLCGRSLGGSISLHPGAHKQAAAARLCAAHYPAIPVSREEIVNVSGAGDSLMAGILAGVLAKHDTGTCVRMGLLAASLSLRSYEPISPDISTSSVSQEQVKSRSWPEAKVWKMD